The genomic segment CAGCGGGGTTGAAGCCTCGACGCCGCTCAGTCGCGCCGGCACGGCCGCCAGAATTTGCCGACCGTCGTTGAGCGTGGCGCCGGTGACCAGGATGTCCGCATAGGCGCCGCCGGTCACCCAGGGGCTGAAACCATCGAGTATGAATTGGTCGCGATCCTCATGGGCGCGCAGAACGGGGCGCGCGACGTGCTGGCGACTGGTGGTGAGATGCGAGATGCCGACCGTGCAAAAGCTGTCGCCGCGCAAGAGGCCCGGCGCCAGTTTGCGAGCTAATTCGAGATGGCCGCTGGCCGCAATGCGCCGCGCGGCGGCCGACCACTGCGTGGTGATGAAAGTGGTGGTGAGGCAGGCGCGCCCCATCTGGAGATAGGCGGCAAGGATGTCGGCGTCGCTCCAACCTTGCCCGCCGAACTCTGGTGGCAGAAACCAGCTCCACACGCCAAACTCGGCGCACCAAGCCAGTTGCTCGGTGGGCCATTTGGCGCCGGCGTCGATGCCGTCGGCGACCGATTCCAAACGAGCGCAAAACTCGTCCAAAAGCGGATCTTGGGGGGAGCGAATCCAGCGATCGGCGCTGTCGATCATGGCGATGCTTCTCGGTCAGGAGGCGCCGCGACGCGGCGGGTTGACAGCGTCATCGTAGCAGAAGCGGCGAGAATGGCCCGCGAAGCGGAAAAAACGGCGGGCAGAATGACATGCGCGCGATGCGGCGCACGTTGTATAATCTGCCGACCGGATTCCCAATGTTCAGAGGATGGACGCCGATGAGCCAGATTGATGTTGAGCCCGTCACCCGGCTTGACACCTCCAGCCTGACAGGCATGTCGCCCCAATCGCTGTACGACAAGTGCATGGCGCTGGCCCACAACCTGTGGTGGAGCTGGCACCCGGACGTGACGAACCTGTTTCGCGATCTCGATCCGATCCGTTGGCGTCAGCTCGACCACAATCCGATCGCCCTGTTGCACGAGTTCACGCCCGAGCGGCTGGACATGCGGGCGGCGGAGTTGGTGTTGTACAGCCGCATCAACCAGGCGTATCGGCGGCTCAAGGAGTACATGGCAAGCCCCTACACCTGGGGCACCACGCACGCGGGGGTGCTGGGTTCAAAACCGGTGGCGTACTTCTCCGCCGAGTTCGGCATTCACGAGTCGGTGCCGATTTACTCTGGCGGCCTGGGAGTGCTATCGGGCGATCACATCAAAAGCGCGAGCGATCTGGGCGTGCCGCTGATCGCGGTGGGGTTGTTTTACGACCAGGGGTACTTCAAGCAACATCTGAATCACGACGGCTACCAAAACGAAGAGTATTTCGACACCAAGGTGGAGAACATTCCGCTTCTGCCGGCGCGCAACCCGAAAGGGGAGCCGATCACGGTCGAGATTCAAACTCGCACCGGGGCGCTGCTCGCCAAGGTGTGGCTGATGCGCGTGGGACGAGTGAACCTCTACTTGTTGGATTGCGACTTCGAGGCCAACTCGCCGGAAGATCGCGATTTGACGAGCCGGTTATACGGAGGTGATCGGCGGACGCGGGTGCGGCAAGAACTGGTGCTCGGCATTGGCGGCGTGAAAGCGCTCAAGGCGCTGAACATCACGCCGGGCGTTTATCACCTGAACGAAGGGCACAGCAGCTTCGCTCCGTTGGAGGTGATTCGGCAGCGCATGGAAGAGGATGGTCTGAGCTTTGACGAGGCGCTGCGCCAAGTGGCGCAGCACACCGTGTTCACCACGCATACGCCGGTGCCTGCCGGGCACGACCGGTTCGACGGCGGCTTGATCGAAGAACATCTGGGGCCGCTGCGCGAGCAGTTGGGCATCTCGTACGACCAGCTCATGGGACTAGGGCGGGTGGAGCCGCAGAACCACTCTGAGAGCTTTTGCATGACGGTGACGGGGCTCAAGCTGTCGCGCAAGGCGAACGCCGTCAGTTCGCTGCACGGATTTGTGACGCGGCGGATGTGGGCGCACCTGTGGCCGTGGCGCGTGGAAGAAGAGATTCCGATCGGTCATATCACCAACGGCGTGCATCTGCCGTCGTGGCTGGCGCATCAGATGCAGCAGCTTTACGACCGCAATTTTCCGGTCGATTGGATGGCGCACATGGCCGAGGCCGACACCTGGCAGGCGATTTACAAGGTCGATCCGGGCGAGTTGTGGGAAACTCATCAAGCGCTCAAGAACCTGCTATTGGCGTTCGTGCGGCGCCGCGTGAGCCGTCAATGCCGCCGCCGCGGCGAAAGCGACGACGCAGTGGAGGCCGCGCGCAATGTGCTCGACCCCAACATTTTGACAATTGGCTTCGCGCGGCGATTCGCCACCTACAAGCGGGCCGATCTGCTGCTGGCCGACGTGGACCGCTTTGCCAACATGGTCAACAGCGCCGAACGGCCCATTCAGATCATCTTTGCCGGCAAGGCGCATCCGGCGGACGAACCGGGCAAGGAGTTCATTCGTCGCGTAGCCAATCTGCGGCACGATCCGCGGTTCGCCAATCGAGTGACCTTTGTCGAAGACTACGACATCAATGTGTGCCGCCATCTGATCCAAGGCGTCGACGTGTGGTTGAACAATCCACGCCGTCCGTTGGAGGCCTCGGGCACCAGTGGCCAAAAGGCGGTGCTCAATGGCGGGTTGAACCTATCGGTGCTCGATGGCTGGTGGGCGGAGGCCTACAACGGATCGAACGGATTTGCGATTGGGCGCGGAACGAGCCACGTGAGCGACGAGTTGAACGATCGGCGCGACGCCGAAGATTTGTATCGCGTGCTCGAGCAAGAAGTGATTCCGCTGTACTACGATCGCGACATCGACGGTCTGCCGCGCGGCTGGATTCGGAAGATGATGAACTCGATCAGTTCGCTGGCCTGGCGATTCAGCGCGCATCGCATGGTGATGGACTATGTGAACAGCGCCTACCTGCCGGCCGCGGGTGGACTAAGCTGCGACATGAGCGTGCGCTAGCCACTAGGGCGATCGATTCTAGCCGCGTCGGCGCTGGCATTGGTTCGTGGGCGGCGGATTTCTGGCCAATTCGGCGAGCTTTTGCGGGGGCTCTGGTAACCTACACTTGTGGATAGCGCCTCGCCGCGCCTGTAGCACGTCCCTGCCGCGTCGCTTCCCATGAACGTCGAACAGCTTCGCGTTAACGCGCGCCTGGAAGAACAACACTGGTGGTTTGTT from the Pirellulales bacterium genome contains:
- a CDS encoding acyl-CoA/acyl-ACP dehydrogenase, coding for MIDSADRWIRSPQDPLLDEFCARLESVADGIDAGAKWPTEQLAWCAEFGVWSWFLPPEFGGQGWSDADILAAYLQMGRACLTTTFITTQWSAAARRIAASGHLELARKLAPGLLRGDSFCTVGISHLTTSRQHVARPVLRAHEDRDQFILDGFSPWVTGGAYADILVTGATLNDGRQILAAVPARLSGVEASTPLRLVGLSASATGQVNFTHVRLAREHLLAGPVENVLSQISATQAGGLQTSTLALASASASLDILQEEAQTRGDLRQPADELRAERDQLERDLFALAAGETSCTAEEARIRANSLVLRASQAALAAAKGSGYAWQHRAGRLCREALFFLVWSCPQPVVQANLCELAGLAG
- the glgP gene encoding alpha-glucan family phosphorylase, coding for MSQIDVEPVTRLDTSSLTGMSPQSLYDKCMALAHNLWWSWHPDVTNLFRDLDPIRWRQLDHNPIALLHEFTPERLDMRAAELVLYSRINQAYRRLKEYMASPYTWGTTHAGVLGSKPVAYFSAEFGIHESVPIYSGGLGVLSGDHIKSASDLGVPLIAVGLFYDQGYFKQHLNHDGYQNEEYFDTKVENIPLLPARNPKGEPITVEIQTRTGALLAKVWLMRVGRVNLYLLDCDFEANSPEDRDLTSRLYGGDRRTRVRQELVLGIGGVKALKALNITPGVYHLNEGHSSFAPLEVIRQRMEEDGLSFDEALRQVAQHTVFTTHTPVPAGHDRFDGGLIEEHLGPLREQLGISYDQLMGLGRVEPQNHSESFCMTVTGLKLSRKANAVSSLHGFVTRRMWAHLWPWRVEEEIPIGHITNGVHLPSWLAHQMQQLYDRNFPVDWMAHMAEADTWQAIYKVDPGELWETHQALKNLLLAFVRRRVSRQCRRRGESDDAVEAARNVLDPNILTIGFARRFATYKRADLLLADVDRFANMVNSAERPIQIIFAGKAHPADEPGKEFIRRVANLRHDPRFANRVTFVEDYDINVCRHLIQGVDVWLNNPRRPLEASGTSGQKAVLNGGLNLSVLDGWWAEAYNGSNGFAIGRGTSHVSDELNDRRDAEDLYRVLEQEVIPLYYDRDIDGLPRGWIRKMMNSISSLAWRFSAHRMVMDYVNSAYLPAAGGLSCDMSVR